One window of Scylla paramamosain isolate STU-SP2022 chromosome 47, ASM3559412v1, whole genome shotgun sequence genomic DNA carries:
- the LOC135094959 gene encoding uncharacterized protein LOC135094959 → MLERMQLLCSVLLLLLLLHVAPQAARAEVVPDNIAMPQEHAHRFILPAPGLRRRPQTPPQPHPPPNPLSTNDLGTPGDSVLPQGPGESVARLVGLDVACNPDYLTVTLAFDNVFSGIVYAKGHYSEAECVYLHPGEGVGAAGRGAEFVVRAGRCGAQLVEPLEAPPYLETVLVIQNQPGIQEVWDSARGVRCVFEAGLAARSMGSRRVSAALNVDLLDQKMVTFSAHTTASANLDVQVGRGPFARSAAGMVRIGELMTMVVGVEGPDNTDVQVRECVARDGSGRSSYTLTDKEGCVLGSRRKVLGPWQKTRNTGKGEMPVMAYSHFQAFKFPDENDVYLECEVDLCVEACAVCPHDESVRRRRATVQKDEEDEQEAGEEGGRRSNSVGGRGGRNGTITTEGVKLARRLQVISPEDFSIVKDTPITLVSKGADEARPTAGGGDGGICFTSWGFAACLVAVVVVLVVGSSVTALVCVKVRTIPSTASTFPPTPPSTPSALCRGRLAEVVVVVVVVVD, encoded by the exons ATGTTGGAAAG GATGCAGCTGTTGTGTTCTgttttactgctgctgctgctgctgcacgtgGCCCCtcag GCGGCGCGGGCGGAGGTGGTGCCAGATAACATTGCCATGCCCCAAGAACACGCCCATAGGTTCATTCTGCCCGCCCCTGGACTGAGACGCCGCCCACAGACACCCCCACAGCCTCACCCACCTCCCAACCCCTTGTCTACTAATGATCtag GAACCCCCGGGGACAGCGTGCTACCCCAGGGGCCCGGCGAGAGCGTGGCCAGACTGGTGGGACTGGATGTGGCCTGTAACCCCGATTATTTGACCGTCACTCTTGCCTTCGATAACGTCTTCAGTGGGATTGTTTACGctaag gggcACTACAGCGAGGCGGAGTGCGTGTACCTTCACCCCGGGGAAGGCGTGGGCGCGGCAGGGCGGGGCGCGGAGTTTGTGGTGAGGGCGGGGCGGTGTGGGGCGCAGCTGGTGGAGCCCTTGGAAGCCCCGCCATACCTGGAAACCGTGCTTGTTATTCAGAACCAGCCGGGCATCCAGGAG GTGTGGGACAGTGCACGGGGCGTCAGGTGTGTGTTTGAAGCAGGTTTGGCCGCGAGGAGCATGGGAAGTCGACGGGTGAGCGCCGCATTGAACGTCGACTTGCTAGATCAGAAAATGGTGACTTTCTCCGCGCATACCACAGCCTCCGCTAATTTGGATGTGCAG GTGGGTCGCGGTCCCTTCGCCAGGAGCGCGGCAGGGATGGTGCGAATAGGGGAGCtgatgacaatggtggtgggggtggagggcCCAGACAACACAGACGTCCAGGTGCGGGAGTGCGTGGCGCGGGACGGGTCGGGGCGTTCGTCTTACACCCTCACTGATAAG GAGGGGTGTGTACTGGGCAGCCGCAGGAAGGTGCTGGGGCCCTGGCAGAAGACAAGGAacacagggaagggagagatgccTGTTATGGCCTATTCACACTTCCAG gccttCAAGTTCCCCGATGAAAATGATGTGTATCTGGAATGCGAGGTCGACTTGTGCGTGGAAGCGTGCGCAGTTTGTCCCCACGACGAG tccgtaaggagaaggagagcgaCGGTGCAGAAGGACGAAGAAGATGAGCAGGAggcaggggaagaaggaggaaggaggagcaatAGTGTAGGAGGCCGTGGCGGGCGAAACGGTACTATCACAACTGAAGGAGTCAAGTTGGCGCGGAGACTGCAGGTCATTTCACCCGAGGACTTCTCAATTGTTAAGGACACCCCCATCACCCTCGTCAGTA AAGGCGCAGACGAGGCCCGACCTACTGCAGGAGGCGGTGACGGAGGAATCTGCTTCACCTCCTGGGGCTTCGCTGCGTgtctggtggcggtggtggtggtgctggtggttggGTCCTCGGTGACTGCTCTTGTGTGTGTTAAGGTTAGAACCATCCCCTCCACGGCCTCCACCTTCCCCCCGACTCCTCCTTCCACGCCTTCAGCACTGTGTCGGGGAAGACtggctgaggtggtggtggtggtggtggtggtggtggactag
- the LOC135095067 gene encoding ras association domain-containing protein 6-like yields MWQCRKCGRPVFFAERKQSLGFDWHPNCLRCEECGKRLNPGQHAEHKGVPYCHHPCYGALFGPQLFGHGTRNECHTSFGKVENRDGQVKRSHLESSLKVYNQFYEGKPGEIKSREVNGRMILEGVLKIYWGVRNIIHLKEEDDQRTFAIRRRSTASASSTGPSDDFYSDSDEEQPLWCDDPQVNGCSTPTAQSPSSPQTPKPQAPSTPTTPGRRRGEEEEEEEEVEEDEGRQEYGWSDTQDSTLKYTTTTTTTTTTTTTTTTSTSLDNHIDSTNNNKRNISKNEEERSLDVEGNGRQEDRSSTTSTATATSTPVRRAATKTGSSAIRRRPGRRMDKTKLKRRCSINGHFYLRETSSFTPPHASPCSVWITSLVTVGEVLNMLLEKYRVEMSARNFALFVIKDNGERRRIRDEEYPLITRVMLGPHEEVARVFIVDAHHTDEISPQVAQFLNLSLAECRAILQQYQQEEVRQIKAVRQKYADMAFYIQRRMKELRGV; encoded by the exons ATGTGGCAGTGCAGGAAGTGTGGCAGGCCGGTGTTCTttg CGGAGCGGAAGCAGTCGCTGGGGTTTGACTGGCACCCAAACTGTCTGCGCTGCGAGGAGTGTGGCAAGCGGCTCAACCCAGGCCAGCACGCCGAG CACAAGGGGGTGCCGTACTGCCACCACCCCTGCTATGGCGCCCTCTTCGGCCCACAGCTCTTTGGCCACGGCACACGGAATGAGTGCCACACCTCCTTCGGCAAGGTGGAGAACAGAGACGGCCAGGTgaagag GTCCCATCTAGAGTCAAGCCTCAAAGTGTACAACCAGTTTTATGAAGGAAAACCAGGAGAGATCAAGAGcagagag GTCAACGGGCGGATGATCCTGGAGGGGGTGCTCAAGATCTACTGGGGGGTGAGAAACATCATCCacctgaaggaagaggatgaccagCGGACCTTTGCCATTCGCCGTCGCTCCACTGCATCCGCCTCATCCACGGGACCCTCGGATGACTTCTACTCTGATagtgatgag GAACAACCACTGTGGTGCGACGACCCCCAAGTTAACGGCTGCAGCACCCCAACCGCTCAGTCCCCCAGCTCCCCGCAGACCCCAAAGCCGCAggccccctccacccccacaACCCccgggaggagaagaggcgaggaggaggaggaagaggaggaggtggaagaggatgaaggaagacaggaatatGGGTGGAGTGACACACAAGATAGTACATTAaaatacactactactacaactactactactactactactactactactactacttctacttctttaGACAACCATATTGActccaccaacaataacaaaagaaatataagtaaaaatgaagaagaaagaagtttagatgtggaaggaaatggaagacagGAGGATAgatcttccaccacctccaccgccactgccacatCCACCCCAGTCCGCCGAGCTGCCACCAAGACCGGGAGCTCCGCCATCCGCCGCCGACCTGGGAGACGGATGGACAAGACAAAGCTCAAG AGGCGGTGCTCAATCAACGGGCACTTTTACCTACGGGAGACTAGCAGCTTCACGCCCCCACACGCCTCGCCCTGCAGTGTGTGGATCACTTCCCTGGTCACAGTGGGAGAGGTGCTGAACATGCTgctggaaaagtacagggtggagATGTCGGCCAGGAATTTTGCTCTCTTCGTCATCAAGGACAATGGGG aGAGGCGCAGGATCAGGGATGAGGAGTACCCGCTGATCACAAGAGTCATGCTGGGGCCGCACGAGGAGGTGGCGCGAGTCTTCATTGTTGACGCTCACCATACAGACGAGATTTCcccgcag gtggCGCAATTCCTTAACTTGAGCCTGGCAGAGTGTCGGGCCATCCTGCAGCAGtaccagcaggaggaggtgcgGCAGATCAAGGCAGTGAGGCAgaa GTATGCAGACATGGCCTTCTACATccagaggagaatgaaggaactGAGAGGAGTGtag